A stretch of the Rosa rugosa chromosome 5, drRosRugo1.1, whole genome shotgun sequence genome encodes the following:
- the LOC133710619 gene encoding coiled-coil domain-containing protein SCD2: MDRSRRTDSPVYTRQWTSESGGATSPAMSPVRGHHARSSSASGISNIKRTQNFAAKAAAQRLAQVMASQNTGDDDDDDEDDLGFRYSAPPPFSLVRNANSPGAKPAVPSGRTGSTRSASPALARNLEDTASVRSTSAGRALHAAPPLVPPRTTLKTATSIPPLDPPTINRKKENRFVSETGNYKSKDSGDQREASALRDELEMLQEEHENNLDKLRHEEERCEEVEARVRELEKQVAALGEGVSLEAKLLSRKEAALRQKEAALKDLKQPKGGVATQAASLHSKVQKAKEANAAIMKQLNGAESEVKALRSMTQRMVLTQKEMEEVVLKRCWLARNWGLAAKYGICADIAVSKYEHWSSLAPLPFEVVVSAGQKAKEESWEKGDDDPDKRNNLVQDLNDLTGEGNIESMLAVEMGLKELAFLKVEENIVLALAQQRRPNSARLSFSDMKSPADPKFMEAIELSPEESEDVLFKEAWLTYFWRRAKVHGIEENIAKERVQFWINRSGHAPTSHDAVDVEEGLMELRKLGIEHRLWEESRKTIDQDSSTVKLA, from the exons ATGGACCGGAGTCGACGGACCGATAGCCCGGTCTACACTCGCCAATGGACCAGCGAGTCCGGAGGAGCCACATCTCCAGCAATGTCTCCGGTGCGTGGCCACCACGCGCGGTCCTCCTCCGCCAGCGGAATCTCCAACATCAAACGCACTCAGAACTTCGCCGCCAAGGCCGCTGCTCAGCGCCTCGCTCAGGTAATGGCCTCGCAGAACACCGGAGATGACGACGATGACGATGAGGACGATCTCGGATTCCGGTACAGTGCTCCGCCACCATTCTCTCTGGTCAGGAATGCCAACAGTCCCGGTGCTAAACCTGCGGTTCCGTCCGGGAGGACTGGTTCTACTAGATCGGCTTCACCCGCG TTAGCTCGGAACTTAGAGGACACTGCATCAGTTCGCTCAACCTCAGCTGGAAGGGCTCTTCATGCAGCACCTCCATTGGTGCCACCTCGAACAACATTGAAGACTGCAACATCTATTCCACCGCTGGACCCTCCTACCATTAATAGGAAAAAAGAAAACCG ATTCGTATCCGAAACAGGAAATTATAAATCAAAAGATTCAGGAGATCAACGTGAGGCTTCTGCACTGCGTGATGAA CTCGAAATGCTACAAGAAGAGCATGAAAATAATCTTGATAAG CTCCGGCACGAAGAAGAGAGATGTGAGGAAGTAGAAGCCAGAGTTAGGGAACTTGAAAAACAG GTTGCTGCTCTTGGAGAAGGTGTGTCATTGGAAGCTAAACTTTTAAGCAG GAAAGAAGCTGCCTTACGACAAAAAGAG GCTGCTCTCAAAGATTTAAAACAACCAAAGGGTGGAGTTGCTACACAGGCCGCATCTCTTCACTCTAAAGTGCAG AAAGCAAAAGAAGCAAATGCAGCTATTATGAAACAACTTAATGGAGCTGAATCTGAAGTTAAAGCCCTTCGATCCATGACTCAAAGAATGGTGTTGACtcaaaaagagatg GAAGAAGTAGTTCTGAAGCGATGTTGGTTAGCACGTAACTGGGGCTTGGCTGCAAAATATG GTATATGTGCAGATATTGCAGTATCCAAGTACGAACATTGGTCGTCCTTAGCTCCTCTTCCATTTGAGGTGGTTGTATCTGCCGGACAAAAAGCCAAGGAAGAATCCTGGGAAAAAG GTGATGATGATCCTGACAAGAGAAACAATCTTGTTCAGGACTTGAACGATTTAACTGGAGAAGGAAACATTGAGAGTATGCTTGCAGTTGAAATGGGATTAAAGGAGCTTGCTTTCCTGAAG GTTGAGGAGAATATTGTGCTTGCATTAGCCCAACAACGACGACCAAACTCTGCTCGGCTATCCTTCTCGG ATATGAAATCACCGGCTGATCCAAAGTTTATGGAGGCAATTG AGTTGAGTCCAGAGGAGTCTGAGGATGTTCTATTTAAGGAG GCTTGGCTTACTTACTTTTGGAGAAGAGCGAAAGTACATGGAATAGAGGAGAACATTGCCAAAGAAAGAGTTCAGTTTTGGATTAACCGCAGTGGACATGCACCAACTTCACATGATGCTGTTGATG TTGAGGAAGGGCTTATGGAACTCAGGAAATTGGGGATCGAGCACCGGCTTTGGGAAGAATCACGCAAGACAATTGACCAAGACTCTTCCACGGTAAAACTGGCTTGA
- the LOC133711203 gene encoding protein NETWORKED 3A-like, whose protein sequence is MVDSKETSTMNKEDQAAAFSWWWDSHNRPHHSQWLQATLSDLDEKTKLMLNIIEEDGDSFAKRAEMFFKRKPELITRLEDFYKSYRSLAENYDQLRSELIQAAQLRSFSSLDSIKAQTIQKCEKEISGYLKLKALPNSTIETETTCSSDDANFYEYLHKKLDDGLVLMSSDHKDSSAGSDKTMKAGGLDGNMDEELRSIEKAKIWEEKVSELIDENTHQQEKLISSIKDKSETIQKLKEENRILRAQLARATDTKKNERPKSKSKGPSFIIGRLTGCTRSP, encoded by the exons ATGGTGGATTCAAAAGAGACGTCGACGATGAACAAAGAAGACCAGGCTGCGGCTTTTTCATGGTGGTGGGACAGTCATAATCGTCCCCATCATTCTCAGTGGCTTCAAGCTACCCTCTCTG ATTTGGATGAGAAGACTAAACTGATGCTGAATATTATTGAAGAAGATGGAGATTCATTTGCAAAGAGAGCTGAGATGTTTTTTAAAAGAAAACCTGAGCTCATAACGAGGTTGGAAGATTTCTACAAATCGTACCGTTCACTAGCTGAAAACTACGATCAGCTAAGATCTGAATTGATTCAAGCTGCTCAGCTGAGATCATTTTCTTCATTAGACTCCATCAAAGCCCAAACAATCCAAAAATGCGAGAAGGAAATCTCAGGATACTTGAAACTCAAGGCACTACCAAACAGTACCATTGAAACCGAAACAACATGCAGCTCCGATGATGCTAACTTTTATGAGTACCTGCACAAAAAGCTGGATGATGGGTTGGTGTTGATGAGTAGTGATCACAAGGACTCCTCAGCTGGCAGTGATAAGACTATGAAGGCAGGAGGACTTGATGGCAACATGGACGAGGAATTACGCAGTATAGAGAAGGCAAAAATATGGGAGGAAAAGGTGTCAGAACTGATAGATGAAAACACGCATCAGCAGGAGAAATTGATATCGAGTATTAAGGATAAAAGTGAGACAATCCAGAAGCTAAAGGAAGAGAACAGAATTTTGAGAGCTCAGCTGGCAAGAGCTACTGATACGAAGAAAAACGAACGTCCAAAGTCCAAATCCAAAGGGCCCTCTTTCATTATTGGAAGGCTCACAGGATGCACTCGATCTCCTTAA